One segment of Trichlorobacter ammonificans DNA contains the following:
- the wrbA gene encoding NAD(P)H:quinone oxidoreductase → MNILILYYSMYGHIHRMAEAAAEGVREVAGATATLRRAPETLQPEVLEKMGALEPQKAFARVPVCTVEELPSYDGILFGTPTRFGNMCGQMRQFLDATGGLWAKGALIGKPGGVFTSSATQHGGQESTILTFQTFLLHQGMVVVGLPYSFAGQMRIDEITGGSPYGASTIAGGQGERLPSENELAAARFQGRHLAGIAAKLAR, encoded by the coding sequence ATGAACATTCTGATACTCTACTACTCGATGTACGGCCATATCCACCGGATGGCGGAGGCGGCGGCGGAAGGGGTCAGAGAGGTGGCCGGCGCCACGGCCACCCTGCGCCGGGCACCGGAGACCCTGCAGCCTGAGGTACTGGAAAAAATGGGGGCGCTGGAGCCCCAGAAGGCCTTTGCCCGGGTACCGGTCTGCACGGTGGAGGAACTTCCCTCCTACGACGGCATCCTCTTCGGCACCCCTACCCGTTTCGGCAACATGTGCGGCCAGATGCGCCAGTTTCTGGACGCCACCGGCGGTCTCTGGGCCAAGGGGGCGCTGATCGGCAAACCGGGCGGGGTCTTCACCAGTTCCGCCACCCAGCACGGCGGCCAGGAGTCCACCATCCTCACCTTCCAGACCTTCCTGCTGCACCAGGGGATGGTGGTGGTGGGTCTCCCCTACTCCTTTGCCGGCCAGATGCGGATCGACGAGATCACCGGCGGCTCCCCCTACGGCGCCTCCACCATTGCCGGCGGTCAGGGAGAACGGCTGCCCAGCGAGAACGAGCTGGCCGCGGCCCGCTTCCAGGGGCGCCACCTGGCAGGCATTGCCGCAAAGCTGGCACGGTAA
- a CDS encoding TetR/AcrR family transcriptional regulator, with product MEESKPDKREAILQATMELVAEHGFHDAPCSLIAERAGVAAGTIYRYFENKDVLIVTLYRELETRINAALEEGYTQEKPFRERFMHLVTGLLKFFITHPQEFKYVEQFHNSPYGVAFRRDRIINHSEECGVYGELFKQGMAQQVLKDLPLVLLFDLAFGPIVSVARNHILGFIQLDDVLIERIAAACWDSLKC from the coding sequence ATGGAAGAAAGCAAGCCCGACAAGCGGGAGGCGATCCTGCAGGCCACCATGGAACTGGTGGCGGAACACGGCTTCCACGACGCCCCCTGCTCGCTCATCGCCGAGCGGGCCGGTGTGGCCGCCGGCACCATCTACCGCTATTTCGAGAACAAGGATGTACTGATCGTTACCCTCTACCGGGAACTGGAGACCAGGATCAACGCCGCGCTGGAGGAAGGGTACACCCAGGAGAAACCGTTCCGGGAGCGGTTCATGCATCTGGTGACCGGCCTGTTGAAGTTCTTCATAACGCACCCGCAGGAGTTCAAGTACGTTGAGCAGTTCCACAATTCTCCCTATGGCGTGGCTTTTCGCCGGGACCGGATCATCAACCACTCGGAAGAGTGCGGCGTCTACGGCGAGCTGTTCAAGCAGGGGATGGCGCAACAGGTGCTCAAGGACCTGCCGCTGGTCCTGCTCTTCGACCTGGCCTTCGGTCCCATCGTTTCGGTGGCCCGCAACCATATCCTGGGCTTCATCCAGCTGGACGACGTTCTGATCGAGCGGATCGCCGCGGCCTGTTGGGATTCGCTGAAATGTTGA
- a CDS encoding efflux RND transporter periplasmic adaptor subunit, with translation MHHTTRTRLMAATLLLVAGLTASACSKKQAPAPQGGPPEVGVVTIQPKNVTLTTELSGRTAPYLIAEVRPQVGGIIKKRLFTEGSDVQAGQVLYQIDPATYEAALASARATQGRAEATLTSARLKAERYQELVKIKAVSQQDNDDAQAALKQAEAELAAAKAAVETARINLAYTKVTAPISGRIGRSTMTEGALVTASQQTALATIQQLGTIYVDVTQSSAELLALKRNLASGLLRKGGADQTKVKLILEDGSTYGLPGSLKFSEVTVDQSTGSVTLRAVFPNPKQQLLPGMFVRAVLEEGVSEQAILVPQRGVTRTPKGEALVMVVGAEEKVEPRPIKVLRTVGDAWLATEGLKAGDRVIVEGIQRTRPGTPVKALPFGSKPEGPAPAQQQPAAPAKK, from the coding sequence ATGCACCACACCACCCGTACACGACTGATGGCCGCCACCCTGCTGCTGGTGGCGGGATTGACGGCAAGCGCCTGCTCCAAGAAACAAGCTCCCGCTCCCCAGGGAGGTCCTCCCGAAGTGGGCGTCGTCACCATCCAGCCCAAAAACGTGACGCTGACCACCGAGCTTTCCGGCCGTACCGCCCCCTACCTGATCGCGGAAGTACGCCCCCAGGTGGGCGGCATCATCAAGAAACGTCTGTTTACGGAAGGCAGCGACGTCCAGGCCGGCCAGGTGCTCTACCAGATCGATCCCGCCACCTACGAGGCTGCGCTGGCCAGCGCCAGAGCCACCCAGGGCAGGGCCGAGGCTACCCTGACGTCGGCCCGTCTCAAGGCGGAACGGTATCAGGAACTGGTCAAGATCAAGGCGGTAAGCCAGCAGGACAACGACGACGCCCAAGCGGCCCTGAAACAGGCCGAAGCCGAGCTGGCCGCGGCCAAGGCCGCCGTGGAGACCGCCCGGATCAACTTGGCTTACACCAAGGTAACCGCACCGATCTCCGGCCGCATCGGCCGCTCCACCATGACGGAGGGGGCCCTGGTCACCGCCAGCCAGCAGACCGCCCTGGCCACCATTCAGCAACTCGGCACCATCTACGTTGACGTGACCCAGTCCAGTGCCGAACTGCTGGCGCTGAAGCGTAACCTGGCAAGCGGCCTGCTCAGGAAGGGCGGCGCCGACCAGACCAAGGTCAAGCTGATCCTGGAGGACGGCAGCACCTACGGGTTGCCCGGCAGCCTGAAATTCTCGGAAGTGACGGTTGACCAGAGCACCGGTTCCGTCACGCTGCGGGCGGTCTTCCCCAATCCCAAGCAGCAGTTGCTGCCCGGCATGTTCGTGCGTGCGGTGCTGGAGGAGGGAGTCAGCGAGCAGGCAATTCTGGTGCCGCAACGGGGCGTGACCCGCACTCCGAAGGGCGAGGCCCTGGTAATGGTGGTAGGCGCCGAGGAGAAGGTGGAACCCCGGCCGATCAAGGTTTTGCGCACCGTGGGCGATGCCTGGCTGGCGACGGAAGGGCTGAAGGCAGGCGACCGAGTCATTGTGGAGGGTATCCAGCGGACCCGTCCCGGCACGCCGGTGAAGGCGCTTCCGTTCGGCAGCAAGCCCGAAGGTCCGGCACCGGCACAGCAGCAACCGGCAGCACCGGCAAAAAAATAA
- a CDS encoding efflux RND transporter permease subunit, translating to MARFFINRPIFAWVIAILIMLAGLLALKTLPVSQYPPIAPPQITINAMYPGASAQTVQDTVTQVIEQKLNGIDNLIYMSSTSDSAGAVAINLTFKAGTDPNIAQVQVQNKLQLATPLLPQIVQKQGIQVVKSTKNFLLIVGVVSEDGSLDRPALTDYMVANIQDPISRTEGVGEVTVFGSQNAMRIWVDPVKLNSFGLTTADVSAAIQAQNAQVSAGQFGGNPAVSGQQLNATITARTLLQTVEQFEKIVLKSTRDGSTVRLKDVADCKIGTENYDIEARYKGKPLGGMAIRLAAGANALETADRIKAKMDELSRYFPAGMKVVYPYDTTPFVKVSIQGVVHTLIEAVILVFIIMFLFLQNIRATLIPTIAVPVVLLGTFGVLAASGFSINTLTMFALVIVIGLLVDDAIVVVENVERIMSEEGLSPHDATVKSMGQITSALVGISTVLSAVFLPMAFFGGSTGVIYRQFSITIISAMILSVLVALILTPALCATLLKPIEKGHHFGETGWFSGFFRRFNKAFDFCKHKYEGIVGRSFDKPLRYLVVYGGIVAAMVVLFMRLPTAFLPDEDQGFIICQLQLPAGATQERTLKVIEQMEHHFLENEKDSVETIITVAGFSFAGRGQNMGLAFVRLKDWELRKNPNLRAPAVAKRAMGAFAHIKDGLAFAFSPPAVVELGQANGFDFMLQDRAGVGHEKLMEARNQLLGMAMKNPKLMAVRPNGQDDSPQFKLDIDDVRAGALGVSLNSINDVLATAWGSSYVNDFIENGRVKKVYLQGAPNYRMLPEDINKWYVRNSQGEMVPFSAFSTAHWQYGSPRLERYNGVPAVEIMGQAAPGVSTGEVMAEMEKMAAQLPPGIGYEWTGLSYEEQKAGAQAPALYAISLLVVFLAVAALYESWTIPFVNLLMLPLGLVGAVTAVTLRLLPNDVYLQIGLLTTVGLSTKNAILIIQFIKEQMHQGHELVEATLTAVKIRLRPVIMTSLAFFFGTLPLALTKGAGAAAQNAIGTAVTGGLLSATFIDLLFIPFFFVLVSRFFARKQPVEPAAVASAPEVH from the coding sequence ATGGCCCGTTTTTTCATCAACCGCCCGATCTTCGCCTGGGTCATCGCCATCCTGATCATGTTGGCCGGCCTGTTGGCGCTCAAGACGCTGCCGGTATCCCAGTACCCGCCGATTGCGCCCCCCCAGATCACCATCAACGCCATGTACCCCGGGGCCTCGGCCCAGACCGTGCAGGACACGGTCACCCAGGTGATCGAACAGAAGCTGAATGGTATCGACAACCTGATTTATATGTCATCCACCAGCGACTCCGCCGGTGCGGTGGCCATCAACCTGACCTTCAAGGCCGGCACCGACCCCAACATCGCCCAGGTGCAGGTACAGAACAAACTGCAACTGGCCACGCCGCTGTTGCCGCAGATCGTCCAGAAACAGGGTATCCAGGTGGTCAAGTCCACCAAGAACTTCCTGCTGATCGTCGGGGTGGTTTCCGAGGACGGCTCCCTGGATCGCCCGGCCCTGACCGACTACATGGTAGCTAACATTCAGGACCCCATCAGCCGGACGGAAGGGGTCGGCGAAGTCACGGTCTTCGGCTCCCAGAACGCCATGCGCATCTGGGTCGATCCGGTCAAGCTGAACAGTTTCGGCCTCACCACCGCTGACGTGTCCGCCGCAATCCAGGCGCAGAACGCCCAGGTATCGGCCGGCCAGTTCGGCGGCAACCCGGCGGTTTCGGGCCAGCAACTCAACGCCACCATCACCGCCCGGACCCTGCTGCAGACGGTCGAGCAGTTTGAAAAGATCGTACTGAAAAGCACCCGCGACGGTTCCACGGTGCGTCTCAAGGACGTGGCCGACTGCAAAATCGGCACGGAAAACTACGACATCGAAGCACGCTACAAAGGCAAGCCGCTGGGCGGCATGGCTATCCGCCTGGCCGCCGGCGCCAACGCCCTGGAGACCGCCGACCGGATCAAGGCCAAGATGGACGAACTGTCCCGGTACTTCCCGGCCGGTATGAAGGTGGTGTATCCCTACGACACCACGCCGTTCGTCAAAGTCTCCATCCAGGGGGTGGTTCATACCCTGATCGAAGCCGTCATCCTGGTCTTCATCATCATGTTCCTGTTCCTGCAGAACATCCGGGCCACCCTGATCCCCACCATTGCGGTTCCGGTGGTACTGCTGGGAACCTTCGGCGTGCTGGCGGCCTCCGGCTTCTCCATCAACACCCTGACCATGTTCGCCCTGGTCATCGTCATCGGCCTGCTGGTGGACGACGCCATCGTGGTGGTGGAAAACGTGGAGCGCATCATGTCCGAAGAGGGACTGTCGCCCCATGACGCCACCGTCAAATCCATGGGCCAGATCACCAGCGCCCTGGTGGGCATCTCCACCGTGCTCTCGGCGGTCTTCCTGCCCATGGCCTTCTTCGGCGGCTCCACCGGCGTCATCTACCGACAGTTTTCCATTACGATCATTTCCGCCATGATCCTGTCGGTGCTGGTGGCGCTGATTCTGACGCCGGCGCTCTGCGCCACCCTGCTCAAGCCGATTGAAAAAGGCCATCACTTCGGCGAAACCGGCTGGTTCAGCGGCTTTTTCCGACGCTTCAACAAAGCCTTCGATTTCTGCAAGCACAAGTACGAGGGAATTGTGGGCCGTTCCTTCGACAAGCCGCTGCGCTACCTGGTGGTGTACGGCGGCATCGTCGCCGCCATGGTGGTCCTCTTCATGCGTCTGCCCACCGCCTTTCTGCCGGACGAGGACCAGGGGTTCATCATCTGCCAGCTCCAGCTGCCGGCCGGGGCCACCCAGGAACGGACTCTCAAAGTTATCGAACAGATGGAACACCATTTCCTGGAAAACGAGAAGGATTCCGTTGAAACCATCATTACCGTGGCCGGCTTCAGCTTCGCCGGACGGGGCCAGAACATGGGCCTGGCTTTTGTGCGGCTCAAGGACTGGGAACTGCGCAAGAATCCCAATCTGAGGGCGCCGGCCGTCGCCAAGCGGGCCATGGGAGCCTTCGCCCACATCAAGGACGGCCTGGCCTTTGCCTTTTCACCACCGGCGGTGGTAGAGCTGGGACAGGCCAACGGCTTCGACTTCATGCTGCAGGACCGTGCCGGCGTGGGTCACGAAAAACTGATGGAGGCCCGCAACCAGTTGCTGGGCATGGCCATGAAAAATCCCAAGCTGATGGCGGTGCGCCCCAACGGCCAGGATGACTCTCCCCAGTTCAAGCTGGACATCGACGACGTGCGGGCCGGCGCCCTGGGGGTTTCCCTGAACAGCATCAACGACGTTCTGGCCACCGCCTGGGGTAGTTCCTACGTCAACGACTTTATCGAAAACGGCCGGGTCAAAAAGGTCTACCTTCAGGGCGCCCCGAACTACCGCATGCTGCCGGAAGATATCAACAAATGGTATGTTCGCAACTCGCAGGGCGAGATGGTGCCGTTCTCGGCCTTTTCAACAGCCCACTGGCAGTACGGATCGCCGCGCCTGGAGCGCTACAACGGTGTTCCCGCCGTGGAGATCATGGGGCAGGCTGCACCGGGGGTCAGTACCGGCGAGGTGATGGCGGAGATGGAAAAAATGGCGGCCCAACTGCCGCCGGGCATCGGTTACGAATGGACCGGCCTCTCCTACGAGGAACAAAAGGCAGGGGCCCAGGCGCCGGCCCTCTATGCCATCTCGCTCCTGGTGGTGTTCCTGGCGGTGGCGGCGCTGTACGAAAGCTGGACCATCCCCTTCGTCAACCTGCTGATGCTGCCGCTGGGCCTGGTGGGGGCGGTCACCGCCGTTACCCTGCGGCTGCTGCCCAACGACGTCTACCTGCAGATCGGCCTGTTGACCACCGTGGGACTTTCCACCAAAAACGCCATTCTGATCATTCAGTTCATCAAGGAACAGATGCATCAGGGGCATGAACTGGTGGAGGCCACCCTGACGGCGGTGAAGATCCGGTTGCGGCCGGTCATCATGACCTCGCTGGCCTTTTTCTTCGGCACCCTCCCCCTGGCCCTGACCAAGGGGGCCGGGGCGGCGGCCCAGAACGCCATCGGCACCGCCGTCACCGGCGGCCTGCTTTCGGCAACGTTCATCGACCTGCTCTTCATACCGTTCTTCTTCGTGCTGGTCTCGCGCTTCTTTGCCAGGAAGCAGCCGGTGGAACCGGCTGCCGTCGCAAGTGCCCCGGAGGTACACTGA
- the adeC gene encoding AdeC/AdeK/OprM family multidrug efflux complex outer membrane factor yields the protein MKPVVSPRFLVPGLLLILSGCTMAPSYTRPGAPVPTDWPATSSATTPAAPTTTKSAADIPWREFFTAPQVRQVIELALNNNRDLRVAALNIDKTRAQYQIQRADLFPQIDGTAGASIQRLPADLSGTGQSRIARQYSVGLGISSYELDLFGRVRSLKEQALEQYLATEEARRAVQISLIAEVANAWLTLAADRERLQLAQETLVSQQESYRLIQRRYEVGASSQLDLSQARTRVEAARGDSALYTSRVAQSRNALTLLVGATVPEELLPTALGAVTAVQELPAGVPSDVLLRRPDILQAEHRLKSASANIGAARAAFFPRIGLSASFGTASAKLTDLFQPGSAAWSFVPQISVPLFDTGANLAGLDVSKAERDIAVAQYEKAIQTAFREVADTLANNATLDEQLAAQQALTDAAADSYRLSEARYTRGVDSYLTVLDSQRSTYSAQQNLISVRLARLANQVTLYKVLGGGAAQ from the coding sequence ATGAAACCCGTCGTCTCACCCCGCTTTCTGGTTCCCGGACTGCTGCTGATTCTGTCCGGCTGCACCATGGCTCCCTCCTACACCCGCCCCGGTGCGCCGGTGCCGACGGACTGGCCGGCGACATCGTCCGCCACGACGCCGGCGGCACCGACCACTACGAAATCCGCAGCCGACATCCCCTGGCGGGAGTTCTTCACGGCACCGCAGGTACGGCAGGTGATCGAACTGGCCCTGAACAACAACCGCGACCTGCGGGTGGCGGCCCTGAATATTGACAAGACCCGTGCCCAGTACCAGATCCAGCGGGCCGACCTGTTCCCGCAGATCGACGGCACTGCCGGCGCCAGCATCCAGCGGTTGCCCGCCGATCTCTCCGGTACCGGCCAGTCCCGTATCGCCCGACAGTACAGCGTCGGGCTGGGGATCAGCAGCTATGAACTGGATCTGTTCGGTCGGGTGCGCAGCCTGAAGGAGCAGGCCCTGGAGCAGTATCTAGCCACGGAGGAGGCCCGGCGCGCCGTCCAGATCAGCCTGATTGCCGAGGTGGCCAATGCCTGGCTCACCCTGGCCGCCGACCGGGAACGCCTGCAACTGGCTCAGGAGACCCTGGTCAGCCAGCAGGAGAGCTACCGGCTGATCCAGCGGCGCTACGAGGTCGGCGCCTCCTCGCAGCTGGACCTGAGCCAGGCCCGCACCCGCGTCGAGGCGGCACGGGGAGACAGTGCCCTCTACACCAGCCGGGTGGCTCAGTCCCGCAATGCCCTTACCCTGCTGGTGGGTGCAACGGTGCCGGAGGAGCTGCTGCCGACGGCACTGGGGGCGGTCACGGCAGTACAGGAACTGCCGGCCGGAGTTCCCTCCGATGTGTTGTTGCGCCGTCCGGACATCCTGCAGGCGGAGCATCGCCTGAAGAGCGCCAGCGCCAACATCGGTGCGGCACGGGCCGCTTTCTTTCCCCGCATCGGCTTAAGCGCCAGTTTCGGCACCGCCAGCGCCAAACTGACCGACCTGTTCCAGCCCGGCTCCGCTGCCTGGAGTTTCGTCCCCCAGATCAGCGTACCGCTCTTCGACACCGGTGCCAATCTGGCCGGCCTCGACGTTTCCAAAGCAGAGCGGGACATTGCCGTGGCCCAGTATGAAAAGGCGATCCAGACCGCCTTCCGGGAGGTGGCCGACACCCTGGCGAACAACGCAACTCTGGACGAGCAGCTGGCGGCCCAGCAGGCCCTGACCGACGCCGCTGCAGATAGCTACCGTCTCTCCGAAGCCCGCTACACCAGGGGCGTGGACAGTTACCTGACGGTGCTGGATTCGCAGCGTTCCACCTACAGCGCCCAGCAGAACCTGATCAGCGTCCGGCTGGCCCGGCTGGCCAACCAGGTGACCCTGTACAAGGTCCTGGGGGGCGGAGCCGCCCAATGA
- a CDS encoding phospholipase A, translating into MTATLRGIVPVLLVQLALAAGPAGVAAATEPFAPVTAGELPPPSPPPDTTAKPALQQRLQQEQRARDLQFSILPHKPNYLLPFTYNASPNNAAYAGLPGSPGQELDNLEVKFQLSIKTPLWENMFGDNGTLYVAYSQVALWQAYNSKISAPFREINFEPEVFLAFRTDYRLAGLTGTLMTLGFTHQSNGRSEPLSRSWNRVVANFVFNRDDTYLTLRPWFRIPERSADDDNPLMEKYYGYGELQILQKLKDHTVTLMLRNNLRTSGNKGAIQLDWSFPLHKKLKGYIQYFNGYGESLVDYTHPNNRIGIGVMLTDWL; encoded by the coding sequence ATGACGGCCACGCTGCGGGGCATCGTGCCGGTCCTGCTCGTTCAGCTTGCGCTGGCGGCAGGACCGGCTGGTGTCGCGGCCGCGACGGAACCGTTCGCTCCGGTCACTGCCGGCGAACTCCCGCCGCCGTCCCCTCCCCCGGATACAACGGCTAAACCGGCCCTGCAGCAACGTCTGCAGCAGGAACAGCGCGCACGAGATCTGCAATTTTCCATCCTGCCCCACAAGCCCAACTACCTGCTGCCATTCACCTACAACGCCTCACCCAACAACGCCGCCTATGCCGGTCTCCCCGGCAGTCCCGGACAGGAGCTGGACAACCTGGAGGTCAAGTTCCAGCTGAGCATCAAGACACCGCTCTGGGAGAACATGTTCGGCGACAACGGCACCCTGTACGTGGCCTACAGCCAGGTGGCCCTCTGGCAGGCCTATAACAGCAAAATCTCCGCCCCGTTCCGTGAAATCAACTTTGAGCCGGAGGTCTTTCTGGCATTCCGAACCGATTACCGGCTGGCCGGCCTTACCGGTACCCTGATGACCCTCGGCTTCACCCATCAGTCCAACGGGCGCAGCGAACCGCTCTCCCGCAGCTGGAACCGCGTTGTCGCCAATTTCGTCTTCAACCGGGACGACACCTACCTGACCCTCAGGCCCTGGTTCCGCATCCCGGAACGCAGCGCGGACGACGACAATCCCCTGATGGAAAAATATTACGGCTACGGAGAACTGCAGATCCTGCAGAAGCTGAAAGACCATACGGTGACCCTGATGCTGCGCAATAACCTGCGCACCTCCGGCAACAAGGGGGCCATCCAGCTCGACTGGAGCTTTCCGTTGCACAAAAAGCTGAAGGGGTATATTCAGTATTTTAACGGTTACGGTGAAAGCCTGGTGGACTACACACATCCCAACAACCGGATCGGCATCGGCGTGATGCTGACCGACTGGCTGTAG
- a CDS encoding acyloxyacyl hydrolase has product MARLLTLLVVGATVVLPFFGATTAPAAEDGWQQAGLRAGTRFGEGKKAFQMYEAFAAYALPWEWRNSSGWGLAPRLTVAAGALTSSDVSGFIGTAGAGVLVGKPKTGPGLEVAVMAALLDKRTFGTYDLGSMLLFGGSVGVSWRFPCGLGLAYHIKHLSTGHLFYSDHTPNPGLDMHMIEASWHW; this is encoded by the coding sequence ATGGCACGCCTGTTGACACTCCTGGTTGTTGGCGCCACCGTGGTACTGCCGTTTTTCGGAGCAACGACCGCACCGGCCGCCGAAGACGGATGGCAGCAGGCGGGGCTCCGGGCGGGCACCCGCTTCGGCGAGGGCAAAAAGGCTTTCCAGATGTACGAAGCCTTTGCCGCCTACGCACTCCCCTGGGAGTGGCGAAACTCTTCGGGCTGGGGGCTGGCCCCCCGTCTCACGGTTGCGGCCGGCGCTCTGACCAGTAGCGATGTCAGCGGATTCATCGGCACGGCCGGAGCCGGGGTGCTCGTCGGCAAACCGAAAACCGGCCCCGGCCTTGAAGTAGCCGTCATGGCCGCTTTGCTGGACAAACGCACCTTCGGCACCTATGACCTCGGCAGCATGCTGCTCTTCGGCGGCTCCGTCGGTGTTTCATGGCGTTTTCCCTGCGGCCTGGGACTGGCCTACCATATCAAGCATCTCTCCACCGGGCACCTCTTCTACTCCGACCACACCCCGAACCCGGGGTTGGATATGCACATGATCGAAGCAAGCTGGCACTGGTAG
- a CDS encoding HlyD family secretion protein, giving the protein MDGQRNRWVLIAAGAVALVVLGVAGWRWFSGGDVNAGLVSGNGRIEAVEIDIAAKTAGRIKDILVREGEFVTAGQVVATMDTEILEAQAREAAAYLQQAHNAVTTAHSNLAQRESEKMALLAAVKQREAELVKARQHARRTAELITTGAVAQQEADDNQAQFASAEAALHAARAQAAAGDSTIVAARNQIASAQSAVEAARANVERLRAEIRDSTLKSPRDGRVQYRVAQPGEVVGAGGRIVSLVDLSDVYMTFFLPTSAAGKVALGTEVRLVLDAAPQYVIPATASFIADVAQFTPKTVETASEREKLMFRVKAQIPAELLKKHITRVKTGLPGVAYLRLDPTTPWPEHLRVKLPQ; this is encoded by the coding sequence ATGGACGGACAGCGCAACCGTTGGGTACTCATCGCTGCAGGCGCAGTGGCGCTTGTCGTTCTGGGCGTGGCCGGCTGGCGCTGGTTCAGCGGCGGCGACGTCAACGCCGGTCTGGTGAGCGGCAACGGTCGTATCGAGGCGGTGGAAATCGATATCGCAGCAAAGACCGCGGGACGGATCAAAGATATTCTGGTACGCGAAGGAGAGTTCGTCACTGCCGGACAGGTGGTGGCAACCATGGACACCGAAATCCTGGAAGCCCAGGCACGCGAGGCCGCAGCGTACCTGCAACAGGCTCACAACGCCGTAACCACGGCCCACAGCAACCTGGCGCAACGCGAAAGCGAAAAGATGGCGCTGCTGGCCGCGGTGAAGCAGCGCGAGGCGGAACTGGTCAAGGCCCGCCAGCATGCACGCCGCACGGCGGAGCTGATCACCACGGGGGCGGTGGCGCAACAGGAAGCCGATGATAACCAGGCACAGTTCGCGAGTGCCGAAGCAGCGCTGCACGCGGCCCGTGCCCAGGCCGCCGCCGGCGACTCCACCATCGTGGCGGCACGCAACCAGATTGCCAGTGCACAGTCGGCTGTCGAAGCGGCACGGGCCAATGTCGAACGGCTCAGGGCGGAGATTCGGGACAGCACCCTGAAATCTCCCCGGGACGGCCGGGTACAGTATCGGGTGGCCCAGCCCGGCGAAGTGGTCGGTGCGGGAGGGCGGATCGTGAGTCTGGTAGACCTGAGCGATGTCTACATGACCTTCTTTCTGCCCACCTCGGCTGCCGGTAAGGTTGCCTTGGGAACGGAGGTGCGGCTGGTACTGGACGCTGCTCCGCAGTACGTCATTCCGGCAACCGCCTCCTTCATCGCCGATGTGGCCCAGTTCACCCCCAAAACCGTGGAAACCGCCAGTGAACGGGAAAAGCTGATGTTTCGCGTCAAGGCGCAGATTCCGGCGGAGCTGCTCAAAAAGCATATCACCCGGGTCAAGACCGGTCTGCCCGGTGTTGCCTACCTTCGGCTCGACCCGACCACCCCCTGGCCGGAGCACCTCCGGGTAAAGCTGCCGCAATGA